A genomic region of Dunckerocampus dactyliophorus isolate RoL2022-P2 chromosome 10, RoL_Ddac_1.1, whole genome shotgun sequence contains the following coding sequences:
- the LOC129189229 gene encoding unconventional myosin-VIIb — protein sequence MHLSKGDFVWVDTGVGVPIGAQVKVTDTGQLQLIDDEGKEHKLSKKTEGTLRPMHPTSVQGVDDMIRLGDLNEAGLLRNLLMRHKDGIIYTYTGSILVAVNPYQLLPLYTTEHVHMYTDRRLGELPPHVFAIADSCFFKMRRNRRNQCCVISGESGAGKTESTKLMLQFLAAVSGQHSWIEQQVLEANPILEAFGNAKTIRNDNSSRFGKYIDINFTKGGTIEGARIEQYLLEKSRVCRQAAEERNYHVFYYMLMGMSAEQKKILSLGSAAQYNYLTMGKCTSCEGRDDVKEYAHFRSALKILMFTENDTWEICKLLAAILHFGNVSFEGTIVNNLEGCDVLASSHFDMASQLLEVDPKVLEKSLTQHSFMTIRESVTKVLTSAQAVDGRDAFVKAIYGRLFIWVVNKINAAIYKPPPEDSNEVRQSIGLLDIFGFENFSTNSFEQLCINYANEQLQQFFVRHVFKLEQEEYARESIVWERIEYKDNQDTLDVLANKALNMLALIDEESNFPKGTDATMLQKINQVHGKGSVYISPKNNYEPQFGVNHFAGVVYYDSKGFLEKNRDALSSDLIQLVETSTNKLLKQVFHAEMVSGMAKSGGNPRMVINTTKSTLRQANDGKKRVPTLTGQFRQSLDSLMKTLTACQPYFIRCIKPNDYKKPMLFDRELCLRQLRYSGMMETIRIRKAGYPVRYTFDEFLDRYRVLLKTYLCDPQKESKEKCCESICESVLSGEDDWKTGKTKIFLKDFHDTMLELERMKELHAKALLIQKVLRGYRYRREFLKKKAGALVIQKHWRGHKGRKLYRVVQKGFARLQAQVRSRQLHVQYKRKRQAAVVLQAQARGYLARKGWKRKRDAVVLLQAHTRGLLARKALRKIKRDMYLSAKEKEAEQRAILERQKHLEDVLRQKKEMEARAQSESITDQEVDNIFGFLPPVVGGQEGQAPEGFENFESKRVLLEEIDIDDFPIEEDLPKDDDDLDKYPFSKFASMYFQGAASPEHIRQRLGHPLLYHEDEGDVLASLTVWWIILRFMGDLPEPKKQFQVQGRSSQDRFLTQDVIDRKDRRLSHMVGLDQRVLRNKKVPQPSPVQEEPTQHRKSSIFTDLLSRNKRHAPSEAAQNSKIYTVPEGSPRTRKGSTFTDLLSRNRKTSTVQENGIPRSSSSFRKPSIIMEESEDQPEVSKPPTLQTVKEDSDVMIGEGPTLDRPLTPLEKLHIIVGYAIVRRDLRDEIYCQICKQLQDNNNRSSYFRGWILLSLCLGVFPPSERLIRYLQSFIRSAPGGYASYCSERLRRTVMNGVRGEPPAWLELQATKTKKPMVVSVTLMDGRSVNLPVDSASTSKEICQLLSNKVKLKDTFGFSLYVALYEKVWALGSGREHVMDAISQCEQEVKRRGGQEQHAPWRLFFRKEIFTPWHDCHEDNTSTELIYRQIIHGLKFGEYQMDKEDDFVQLAAKYLYIQHGSNSSAEEVKEAVQACIYNPLLEAKSEAKWVQMVSTAHAQGSYLSSQRKADSVKMEIIDHARLKWPIFFSRFFEVIKVSGPPLTKNKFIVAINWTGITFLDEREKRLLELSFPEVTGVNSTRGAKGPAVSLLTLKGDFTLSGSTAEDMAELVTMFLSGLTERSQYAVALKEMDKQDDPTFLSFKKGELIVILKDNEFSEQRGWINGQNSSTGKTGAVPMEAISILPTLSKPTNEVMSLLNLSPNQRKNILANQKETGTVERVAPVTLKEFSLEYFRQPVNDVNRQVMSRNAAPERLWLNSREPIRQPLLKRLVGNPDLSHKACLAFTAVLKYMGDYPTKQMQSPLELTDQIFGPATENEALRDEIYCQIMKQMSSNNNRFSMEQGWQLLWLCCGLFPPSQSLLKHTQRFLESRRREPLASDCLQRLKSSLRMEPRKLPPHQVEVDAIQQNSTQIFHKVHFPNDTGEIFEVATSTKIKDLIKNISSKLELASADGFSIFIKTHDKVLSLNDADYFFDSLRQITDWSKKSKRIKDGGQVNMPYVVFFMRKLWFNVIPGRDMEADLIFHFPQEVPKYLRGYHVCTKEEMVNIASMLFRIKVGNDKSQFVSIPKLLKELVPSDQLKAMSENEWKKSIVASYNKQAGMSVEEAKVAFLKAVCRWPTFGCAFFEVKQTSEPNFPDIVRIAISKQGLTIIHPKTKEVLANHPFNSIASWCSGSTYFHMTIGNLVKGSKFLCETSLGYKMDDLITSYVNMYLQERRPAPNRSQRFN from the exons ATGCATCTGTCTAAG GGGGATTTCGTGTGGGTGGACACCGGGGTCGGCGTGCCCATTGGGGCCCAGGTGAAGGTGACCGACACCGGGCAGCTTCAGCTCATTGATGATGAaggaaag GAGCACAAGCTCAGCAAGAAGACTGAGGGCACCCTCCGGCCCATGCACCCCACCTCGGTCCAGGGCGTGGATGACATGATCAGGCTGGGGGACCTCAATGAGGCGGGGCTCCTTAGGAACCTCCTGATGCGACACAAGGATGGCATCATCTAT ACGTACACAGGCTCCATCCTGGTGGCGGTCAACCCCTACCAGCTGCTGCCGCTCTACACCACCGAGCACGTGCACATGTACACGGACCGGCGTCTGGGCGAGCTGCCGCCGCACGTCTTCGCCATCGCAGACAGCTGCTTCTTCAAAATGCGCCGCAACCGCAGGAACCAGTGCTGTGTCATCAG TGGAGAGTCGGGAGCAGGCAAGACTGAGAGCACCAAGCTCATGCTGCAATTCCTGGCAGCAGTGAGCGGCCAGCATTCCTGGATCGAGCAGCAGGTCCTGGAGGCCAACCCCATCTTGGAAG CCTTTGGTAACGCCAAAACCATACGCAACGACAACTCCAGCCGTTTCGGGAAGTACATTGACATCAACTTCACCAAAGGTGGCACCATCGAAGGGGCTCGCATTGAGCAGTACCTGCTGGAGAAGTCCAGAGTTTGTCGCCAG GCGGCTGAGGAGCGAAACTACCATGTTTTTTACTACATGTTGATGGGAATGTCGGCTGAGCAGAAGAAGATTCTGTCACTTGGGAGCGCCGCCCAGTACAACTACCTGACCATG GGAAAGTGCACCAGCTGTGAAGGTCGTGATGACGTGAAGGAGTACGCTCACTTCCGCTCAGCTCTGAAGATCCTCATGTTCACCGAGAACGACACCTGGGAGATATGCAAGCTGCTCGCCGCTATCCTGCACTTTGGGAACGTCAGCTTTGAGG GAACGATAGTGAACAACCTGGAAGGCTGCGACGTCCTTGCCTCGTCGCATTTCGACATGGCCAGCCAGCTTTTGGAG GTGGACCCTAAGGTGCTGGAGAAGAGCCTGACTCAACATTCCTTCATGACCATCAGAGAGAGCGTGACCAAAGTGCTGACCTCTGCCCAGGCTGTAGATGGCAGGGACGCCTTTGTCAAA GCTATTTACGGCCGTCTTTTCATTTGGGTGGTGAACAAAATCAATGCTGCCATTTACAAGCCGCCCCCCGAGGACTCCAACGAGGTCAGACAGTCCATCGGCCTCCTTGACATCTTCGGCTTTGAGAACTTCAGTACAAACAG CTTCGAGCAGCTCTGCATCAACTATGCCAACGAGCAGCTGCAGCAGTTCTTTGTCCGGCACGTGTTCAAGCTGGAACAGGAGGAGTACGCCCGGGAGAGCATTGTTTGGGAGCGCATAGAGTATAAAGACAACCAGGACACGCTGGACGTGCTTGCCAACAAGGCCCTCAACATGCTGGCTCTCATTGACGAGGAGAGCAACTTCCCCAAG GGCACAGATGCTACCATGCTCCAGAAAATAAACCAGGTCCACGGGAAGGGGAGTGTCTATATCTCCCCGAAGAACAACTACGAGCCACAGTTTGGAGTCAATCACTTTGCTGGTGTGGTCTACTACGACTCCAAAG GTTTCCTGGAGAAGAACCGCGACGCCCTCAGCTCTGACCTCATCCAGTTGGTGGAGACGTCCACCAACAAACTCCTCAAGCAGGTCTTTCACGCAGAGATGGTGTCCGGGATGGCCAAGAGCGGTGGCAACCCGCGGATGGTCATCAACACCACCAAGAGCACGCTGCGG CAAGCGAACGACGGCAAGAAGCGAGTGCCGACACTGACCGGTCAGTTCCGTCAGTCCCTGGACTCTCTGATGAAAACCCTGACGGCGTGTCAGCCGTATTTCATACGCTGCATCAAGCCCAATGACTACAAGAAGCCCATG CTCTTTGACAGAGAGCTGTGCCTGCGTCAGCTCCGTTACTCGGGCATGATGGAGACCATCAGGATCCGGAAAGCCGGCTATCCTGTGCGCTACACTTTTGACGAGTTCCTCGACCGCTACAGAGTTCTACTCAAAACCTACCTCTGCGACCCCCAAAAG GAAAGCAAAGAGAAGTGCTGTGAGAGCATTTGTGAGTCTGTGCTGAGTGGAGAGGACGACTGGAAGACCGGAAAGACCAAGATCTTCCTCAAG GACTTCCATGACACCATGCTGGAACTGGAGCGGATGAAAGAACTCCATGCAAAAGCACTTTTGATCCAGAAGGTTCTGCGAGGCTACAGATACAG GAGAGAGTTCCTGAAGAAAAAAGCAGGCGCTCTCGTCATTCAGAAACACTGGAGAGGACACAAAGGGAGAAAACTGTACCGAGTG GTTCAGAAGGGTTTCGCAAGGCTGCAGGCCCAGGTCCGCTCTCGCCAACTCCACGTGCAGTATAAGAGAAAGCGGCAGGCGGCTGTCGTGCTGCAGGCCCAAGCGCGAGGATACCTGGCCAGGAAGGGATGGAAGCGTAAGAGAGACGCTGTGGTCCTCCTGCAGGCGCACACCAGAGGCCTGTTGGCTAGGAAGGCTCTCAGAAAGATTAAAAGAGAC ATGTATCTCTcggccaaagaaaaggaagccGAACAGCGGGCCATCTTGGAGAGACAGAAGCATCTGGAAGACGTGCTGAGGCAGAAGAAAGAGATGGAAGCCAGAGCTCAGTCCGAGTCCATCACAGACCAGGAGGTGGACAACATCTTTGGCTTCCTACCCCCTGTGGTCGGAGGGCAAGAAGGGCAGGCGCCTGAAGGATTTGAG AACTTTGAGAGCAAGAGGGTTCTTCTGGAGGAGATCGACATAGACGACTTCCCCATCGAGGAAGATCTGCCCAAAGATGATGACGACCTCGATAAGTACCCCTTCTCCAAGTTTGCATCCATGTACTTCCAAGGCGCAGCGTCGCCTGAACACATCCGCCAAAGGCTGGGGCATCCGCTCCTTTACCACGAGGACGAAGGAGACGTCTTG GCTTCACTGACAGTCTGGTGGATCATTCTGAGGTTCATGGGAGATCTTCCTGAGCCAAAGAAGCAATTCCAGGTGCAGGGACGCTCCTCGCAGGACCGCTTTCTCACGCAGGACGTGATCGATAGAAAGGACCGACGCCTCAGCCACATGGTGGGCCTGGATCAG CGGGTTCTGAGGAATAAAAAAGTGCCGCAGCCTTCCCCTGTCCAGGAGGAGCCTACACAACATAGAAAAAGTTCCATCTTCACAGACCTCCTGTCCAGGAACAAGAGACATGCTCCGAGTGAGGCGGCCCAAAACTCAAAGATATACACCGTCCCTGAAGGAAGCCCTCGCACAAGGAAAGGTTCCACTTTCACAGACTTGCTGTCCAGGAACCGAAAAACATCCACTGTTCAAGAAAATGGAATCCCCAGATCATCCTCCAGCTTCCGGAAGCCCTCCATCATCATGGAGGAG TCTGAGGATCAGCCTGAGGTGTCCAAGCCTCCCACCCTGCAGACGGTAAAGGAGGACAGCGATGTCATGATCGGAGAAGGACCCACCCTGGACCGACCTCTGACGCCTCTGGAGAAACTCCACATCATTGTAGGATACGCCATCGTCAGACGAGACCTCAG GGACGAGATTTACTGTCAGATCTGCAAGCAGCTTCAGGACAACAACAATCGCAGCAGCTACTTCCGAGGATGGATCTTGCTCTCCCTCTGTTTGGGCGTTTTCCCTCCGAGTGAGCGTCTCATAAGG TACCTCCAAAGTTTCATTCGCTCTGCTCCAGGAGGCTACGCTTCCTACTGCTCTGAGAGGCTGCGTCGCACCGTCATGAACGGCGTGCGAGGGGAGCCCCCCGCCTGGCTGGAGCTGCAG GCTACCAAGACAAAGAAGCCCATGGTTGTGTCTGTGACCCTGATGGACGGACGCTCCGTCAACCTGCCCGTTGACTCGGCGTCCACGTCCAAGGAGATCTGCCAGCTCCTCTCCAACAAAGTCAAACTGAAAGACACGTTTGGTTTTTCTCTCTACGTGGCTCTGTATGAAAAG GTGTGGGCTCTAGGCAGCGGGCGGGAACACGTGATGGACGCCATCTCCCAGTGTGAGCAGGAAGTGAAGAGGAGAGGAGGCCAGGAACAGCACGCCCCGTGGCGCCTCTTCTTCCGCAAGGAGATCTTCACGCCCTGGCACGACTGCCACGAGGACAACACCAGCACGGAGCTCATCTACAGACAGATCATCCACGGGTTGAAATTTGGGGAGTACCAGATGGACAAG GAAGATGATTTTGTTCAGCTGGCCGCCAAGTACCTCTACATCCAGCATGGTTCCAACAGCTCTGCGGAGGAGGTGAAGGAGGCAGTACAGGCCTGCATCTACAACCCTCTGCTGGAGGCCAAGTCTGAAGCCAAATGGGTGCAAATGGTCAGCACAGCCCACGCTCAG GGTTCCTATCTGAGCTCCCAGCGAAAGGCGGATTCCGTCAAGATGGAGATAATCGACCACGCCCGCCTGAAGTGGCCCATCTTCTTCTCCAGGTTCTTTGAGGTCATCAAGGTGTCAG GTCCCCCTCTGACCAAGAACAAGTTCATCGTGGCCATAAACTGGACTGGTATCACCTTCCTAGATGAGCGGGAAAAGAGGCTTCTGGAACTCTCTTTCCCAGAAGTTACTGGAGTCAACTCCACAAG AGGGGCGAAAGGCCCAGCCGTGTCTCTTCTGACCTTGAAGGGAGACTTCACGCTGAGTGGATCCACAGCCGAGGACATGGCCGAGCTGGTCACCATGTTCCTCAGCGGGCTGACCGAGCGCTCGCAATACGCCGTGGCGCTGAAGGAGATGGACAAGCAAG ACGATCCCACGTTTCTCAGTTTCAAGAAGGGAGAGCTCATCGTCATACTGAAAGACAATGAATTCTCTGAGCAACGAGGATGGATCAACGGGCAGAATTCCAGCACAGGAAAAACAGGAGCCGTCCCCATGGAGGCAATCTCAATTCTGCCAACACTCAGCAAACCCACAAATGAGGTTATG AGTCTGCTCAATCTATCTCCGAATCAGCGGAAGAACATCCTGGCCAACCAGAAGGAGACGGGCACGGTGGAGCGAGTCGCTCCTGTTACGCTGAAGGAGTTCTCCCTCGAATATTtcag GCAGCCTGTGAACGATGTGAACCGGCAGGTGATGTCAAGAAATGCCGCACCTGAGAGGCTGTGGTTGAACTCCAGGGAGCCCATCAGACAGCCCCTCCTCAAAAGACTGGTGGGCAACCCGGACCTGAGCCACAAAGCCTGCCTGGCTTTCACTG CCGTCCTCAAGTACATGGGAGATTACCCCACCAAGCAGATGCAGAGTCCTCTGGAGCTCACCGACCAGATCTTCGGGCCAGCCACTGAGAACGAGGCCCTCAGAGATGAGATCTACTGCCAGATTATGAAGCAGATGAGCAGCAATAACAACCG GTTCAGTATGGAGCAAGGCTGGCAGCTGCTGTGGCTCTGCTGTGGCCTCTTTCCTCCTAGCCAGTCGCTTCTGAAGCACACCCAACGATTCCTGGAGTCGCGCCGCAGAGAGCCGCTGGCGTCCGACTGCCTTCAGCGACTGAAGAGCTCTTTGAG GATGGAACCCAGGAAGCTGCCGCCACACCAGGTGGAAGTGGACGCCATCCAGCAGAACAGCACGCAGATCTTCCACAAAGTCCACTTTCCCAACGACACTGGGGAG ATATTTGAGGTGGCGACCAGCACCAAGATCAAAGATCTGATCAAGAACATCTCCAGCAAGCTGGAACTGGCGTCAGCGGATGGCTTCAGCATTTTCATTAAAACACACGACAAG GTCCTCAGTCTGAATGACGCTGACTACTTTTTTGACAGCCTGAGGCAAATCACAGACTGGTCCAAGAAGAGCAAACGCATTAAAGATG GCGGGCAAGTCAACATGCCCTACGTGGTCTTCTTCATGAGGAAGTTGTGGTTTAACGTGATCCCTGGCAGGGATATGGAGGCTGACCTCATCTTTCACTTCCCACAG GAAGTACCCAAGTACCTGAGGGGCTACCACGTGTGCACCAAAGAGGAAATGGTCAACATTGCGTCTATGCTCTTCCGCATAAAAGTTGGCAATGACAAGAGCCAGTTTGTGTCGATTCCCAAGTTGCTGAAGGAGCTGGTCCCCTCCGACCAGCTGAAGGCCATGTCTGAGAACGAGTGGAAGAAG AGCATCGTCGCCTCTTACAACAAGCAAGCGGGCATGAGTGTGGAGGAGGCCAAGGTGGCATTTCTGAAGGCGGTGTGTCGCTGGCCGACCTTTGGCTGTGCCTTTTTTGAAGTGAAG CAAACATCTGAGCCAAACTTCCCGGACATTGTGCGGATCGCTATCAGCAAACAGGGACTGACAATCATCCATCCTAAAACCAAG GAAGTGCTAGCTAACCACCCCTTCAACAGCATCGCCAGCTGGTGCAGCGGAAGCACATACTTCCACATGACCATCGGCAATTTGGTGAAGGGGAGCAAATTCCTGTGTGAAACGTCGCTG GGTTACAAGATGGACGACCTCATCACCTCCTACGTCAACATGTACCTGCAGGAGAGGAGGCCGGCCCCGAACAGGAGCCAGCGCTTCAACTGA